The following are from one region of the Mesorhizobium sp. B4-1-4 genome:
- a CDS encoding sensor histidine kinase — MIRILQNLARRWSELSLAVQFLVAGGFGLLAIMLVVGFWVTMQIRDGVIRNSAATTALYVDSVIAPLLPDLRKSEELSESVKQALDETLGQGALGKRLVSFRLWRRDGTVLYAKNAALIGRRFDLSDNLRSAFQGSVTAQLDTFDGNESKEQAVGVPLLEIYNPVREPWSGDVVAVTEFFEVAGDFKATLASALLSSWLIVAGTTLTAFLLLSGIVLRGSRTIDDQRGALRRQVSELQGLVAQNSALRHRVQRASRRATALNERYLRRIGADLHDGPAQLVALAALRMDSPVFSGDGHWGESRSTEVAMIRKTLEDAMREIRGICTGLVLPQIETAATTDILRLAVNEHERRTGTSVTLKLPGHLPEPGASEKISIYRFVQEGLNNAYRHGQGKDQVVRAEMKNGRLFVEVSDGGPGFDPARAEGLGLAGLRERVESIGGQFETLSGPQGTRLVISLSVEEQA; from the coding sequence ATGATTCGTATTCTTCAGAACTTGGCGCGGCGCTGGAGCGAGCTTTCCCTTGCCGTGCAATTCCTCGTTGCCGGCGGCTTTGGCCTTCTGGCCATCATGCTGGTGGTGGGCTTCTGGGTGACGATGCAAATCAGGGACGGCGTCATCCGCAATTCGGCCGCCACGACCGCACTTTATGTGGACAGCGTGATCGCGCCACTGCTGCCGGACCTGCGCAAGAGCGAGGAGCTGAGCGAGTCCGTCAAGCAGGCGCTCGACGAGACCCTTGGCCAGGGCGCGCTCGGCAAACGCCTTGTGTCGTTCAGGCTCTGGCGGCGCGACGGCACCGTGCTCTATGCGAAGAACGCGGCCTTGATCGGCCGCCGCTTCGATCTGAGCGACAATCTGCGTTCCGCATTCCAAGGCAGCGTCACCGCCCAACTCGACACGTTCGATGGCAATGAAAGCAAGGAGCAGGCTGTCGGCGTACCGCTGCTGGAGATCTACAATCCGGTGCGCGAACCCTGGTCCGGCGACGTGGTGGCCGTCACCGAATTCTTCGAGGTTGCGGGCGATTTCAAAGCCACGCTGGCTTCCGCCCTGCTGTCGAGCTGGCTGATCGTGGCCGGCACCACCTTGACGGCGTTCCTGCTGCTGTCTGGCATCGTCCTGCGCGGCAGCCGCACCATCGACGATCAGCGCGGGGCGCTGCGCCGCCAGGTGTCCGAGCTGCAAGGCCTGGTGGCGCAGAACAGCGCCTTGCGCCACCGCGTGCAGCGGGCGTCGCGCCGCGCGACCGCGCTCAACGAAAGATATCTGCGCCGGATCGGCGCCGACCTCCATGACGGTCCGGCCCAGCTCGTGGCCCTGGCGGCGCTGCGCATGGACAGTCCGGTGTTTTCCGGCGACGGCCACTGGGGCGAAAGCCGCTCGACCGAGGTCGCGATGATCCGCAAGACGCTGGAGGATGCGATGCGCGAAATACGCGGCATCTGCACCGGCCTCGTGCTGCCGCAGATAGAGACGGCCGCTACCACGGATATATTGCGGCTGGCCGTCAACGAACACGAGCGCCGGACGGGAACCTCGGTGACGCTCAAATTGCCTGGACATTTGCCCGAGCCCGGCGCCTCTGAGAAGATCAGTATCTATCGTTTCGTGCAGGAAGGGCTGAACAACGCCTATCGCCACGGACAGGGCAAAGATCAGGTGGTGCGTGCCGAGATGAAAAATGGCAGGCTTTTCGTGGAAGTTTCGGATGGCGGACCAGGCTTCGATCCGGCGCGGGCGGAGGGGCTGGGGCTCGCTGGCCTGCGGGAACGGGTCGAGAGCATTGGCGGCCAGTTCGAGACCTTGAGCGGGCCGCAAGGCACGCGGTTGGTGATCAGTTTGTCGGTCGAGGAGCAAGCATGA
- a CDS encoding phosphatase PAP2 family protein, producing MKDTVGTLLNRIEFPVLLAGLVIAGGLWGFVELTEVARATAPHGFDTEILLAFRQAGQPGVPVGPPWLEGAMRDITSLGSSSVLVLITAATIIYLLLIRRPGTALLIFVAVAGGQVLSSLLKVGIDRPRPELVSHLVSETSLSFPSGHAMLSAVTYLTLGSLAARFLHGRATKVYVLALAVLTTVLVGVSRIYLGVHWPSDVLAGWCAGFAWATLCWLAARLLQRRSVVGESE from the coding sequence ATGAAAGACACCGTGGGCACCCTGCTCAACCGGATCGAATTTCCGGTCCTCCTGGCTGGCCTCGTCATCGCTGGCGGGCTGTGGGGCTTCGTGGAGCTGACGGAGGTGGCGCGGGCGACCGCGCCGCACGGCTTCGACACGGAAATCCTGCTGGCTTTCCGCCAGGCGGGCCAGCCCGGCGTTCCGGTTGGTCCGCCGTGGCTGGAAGGGGCGATGCGCGACATCACGAGCCTTGGCAGCTCCAGCGTGCTGGTGCTGATCACAGCGGCGACGATCATCTATCTGCTGCTGATCCGCAGGCCGGGGACCGCACTTCTCATCTTCGTCGCCGTGGCGGGTGGCCAGGTTCTGTCGAGTCTTTTGAAAGTCGGCATCGACAGGCCTCGGCCCGAGCTCGTCTCGCATCTGGTCAGCGAAACGTCGCTTTCCTTCCCCAGTGGCCACGCCATGCTGTCGGCGGTGACCTATCTCACGCTGGGTTCGCTCGCGGCGCGTTTCCTGCATGGCCGGGCGACCAAGGTCTATGTCCTGGCACTCGCCGTGCTGACGACGGTGCTGGTCGGCGTCAGCCGCATCTATCTCGGCGTCCACTGGCCGTCGGATGTGCTGGCAGGCTGGTGCGCGGGCTTCGCCTGGGCGACGCTATGCTGGTTGGCCGCGCGGCTCCTGCAGCGGCGCAGTGTGGTCGGCGAAAGTGAGTGA
- a CDS encoding helix-turn-helix domain-containing protein, whose product MITAAQMRAARALAGIDQKTLAERAGVSLPTIQRMEASDGVVRGVVDTLMKVIQALDEAGVELIGENQASERGGRGVRLKPAAPPDPKAEPA is encoded by the coding sequence ATGATCACTGCCGCGCAGATGCGCGCCGCAAGGGCGTTGGCGGGCATCGACCAGAAGACACTCGCCGAGCGCGCCGGCGTCTCGCTTCCGACCATCCAACGCATGGAAGCGAGCGACGGCGTGGTCAGGGGCGTGGTCGATACGCTGATGAAGGTCATCCAGGCTCTCGACGAGGCCGGGGTGGAATTGATCGGCGAGAACCAGGCCAGCGAACGCGGCGGCAGGGGCGTGCGCCTCAAGCCCGCCGCGCCGCCGGATCCCAAGGCTGAGCCGGCATAA
- a CDS encoding SulP family inorganic anion transporter — protein MDQTRRAGHQSAHKAAHGPAKPTFSELFTPKLVTVWREGYHLPQFKADVMSGLTVAIVALPLSMAIAIASGVTPERGLYTSIVGGFIISALGGSRFQIGGPAGAFIVLVAATVARVGVDGLLLATMMAGVFLLAIGYLRLGTYIKFIPYPVTVGFTAGIAVIIFSGQIVELFGLTLPGKEPGPFVPKLIALGEAAGTINPAATFVALLTIATIALLKRWRPKWPAMLIAIGLASLAVALLALPAETIGTRYGGIPRSLQWPGLPPVGLDRMIDVLPDAIAFALLGAIESLLSAVVADGMTGRRHRSNCELVAQGFANIASALFGGICATGTIARTATNVRAGAHGPVSGMVHSAILLALMLVAAPLASYIPLSALAGVLAVVCWNMFEKQAFAALLRASRGDALVLMATFLIVVFRDLTEGIVVGFALGSILFIDRMAKSVAVEADLAQDDVADRINGAGAYDSSEASDADTVVYRISGAFFFGAASTVGSVLDRIADQRRNFILDCSAVPLFDSTAANVIESAAHKARRAGVRFIISGASPRIRRMLINHGVKRPLVTYAASIRDARAQLAGKQEAR, from the coding sequence ATGGATCAGACACGGCGGGCAGGGCATCAATCGGCCCATAAGGCGGCCCATGGGCCGGCAAAGCCGACATTTTCCGAATTGTTCACGCCGAAACTCGTGACGGTCTGGCGGGAGGGTTACCACCTGCCGCAATTCAAGGCCGACGTCATGTCCGGCCTGACGGTCGCCATCGTTGCGCTGCCGCTGTCGATGGCAATCGCGATTGCATCGGGCGTGACGCCGGAGCGTGGCCTCTACACCTCCATCGTCGGCGGCTTCATCATCTCGGCATTGGGCGGCAGCCGTTTCCAGATCGGGGGGCCGGCCGGCGCCTTCATCGTGCTGGTGGCGGCCACGGTTGCCCGCGTCGGCGTTGACGGCTTGCTGCTGGCGACGATGATGGCCGGTGTGTTCCTGCTCGCCATCGGCTACCTCCGGCTCGGCACCTACATCAAGTTCATCCCCTATCCGGTCACCGTCGGCTTCACCGCCGGCATTGCCGTCATCATCTTCTCCGGCCAGATCGTCGAACTGTTCGGATTGACCTTGCCGGGCAAGGAGCCCGGACCGTTCGTGCCAAAACTGATCGCGCTTGGCGAGGCGGCCGGCACGATCAACCCCGCCGCGACCTTCGTGGCGCTGCTGACCATCGCGACCATCGCCTTGCTGAAGCGCTGGCGGCCGAAATGGCCGGCCATGCTGATCGCCATCGGGCTCGCCTCGCTCGCCGTGGCGCTGCTTGCGCTGCCTGCCGAGACGATCGGCACGCGCTATGGCGGCATCCCGCGCAGCCTGCAATGGCCTGGCCTGCCGCCGGTCGGCCTCGACAGGATGATCGACGTCCTGCCGGACGCTATCGCTTTCGCGCTGCTCGGCGCCATCGAGTCGCTGCTGTCGGCCGTCGTCGCCGACGGCATGACGGGCCGGCGGCACCGGTCGAATTGCGAGCTGGTGGCGCAGGGCTTCGCCAACATCGCCTCTGCCCTGTTCGGCGGCATCTGCGCCACCGGCACCATTGCCCGCACCGCCACCAATGTGCGCGCCGGCGCGCACGGGCCGGTCTCGGGCATGGTGCATTCGGCGATCCTGCTCGCGCTGATGCTGGTGGCGGCACCGCTCGCCAGCTACATCCCGCTCTCGGCCCTTGCCGGTGTGCTGGCGGTGGTCTGTTGGAACATGTTCGAAAAACAGGCCTTCGCCGCGCTGCTGCGCGCGTCGCGCGGCGATGCGCTGGTGCTGATGGCGACCTTCCTCATCGTCGTCTTCCGCGACCTGACCGAAGGCATCGTCGTCGGCTTCGCGCTCGGCTCGATCCTGTTCATCGACCGCATGGCCAAGTCGGTCGCGGTCGAGGCGGATCTGGCGCAGGACGACGTCGCCGATCGCATCAACGGCGCCGGGGCCTATGATTCCAGCGAGGCGAGCGACGCCGACACCGTCGTCTACCGTATCTCGGGCGCATTCTTCTTCGGCGCCGCCTCCACCGTCGGCAGCGTGCTCGACCGCATCGCCGACCAGCGTCGCAACTTCATCCTCGACTGTTCCGCCGTGCCGCTCTTCGATTCGACGGCGGCCAATGTCATCGAAAGTGCGGCCCACAAGGCCAGGCGCGCCGGTGTGCGCTTCATCATATCAGGTGCGTCGCCGCGGATACGGCGCATGCTGATCAACCACGGCGTCAAGCGGCCGCTGGTGACCTACGCCGCCTCGATCCGAGACGCGCGGGCACAGCTGGCTGGGAAACAAGAGGCGCGGTAG
- a CDS encoding DNA-3-methyladenine glycosylase → MKHRDNHRPIGRADLPNDTVSLARTLIGKVVVRDLPEGRVSGRIVETEAYVAGDAAGHGYRGMTPRNRSLFLERGHAYVYLAYGVSYMLNVSSDMPGIGTGVLIRALEPLEGIAIMRLNRRVERLRDLARGPGRLAAALRIDRSLDGLDLCQEGPLWLASDDHEPGEIAESPRIGISKDADRLLRFYLRGSPFVSGPRSLNR, encoded by the coding sequence GTGAAGCACAGGGACAATCACCGGCCGATCGGCCGCGCGGACTTGCCGAACGATACCGTGTCCCTCGCCCGCACTCTTATCGGCAAGGTGGTGGTGCGCGACTTGCCGGAAGGCAGGGTCAGCGGCCGCATCGTCGAGACCGAGGCCTATGTCGCCGGCGATGCCGCCGGGCACGGCTATCGGGGGATGACCCCGCGCAACCGCTCGCTGTTCCTCGAGCGGGGGCACGCCTATGTCTATCTTGCCTATGGCGTCTCCTACATGCTGAATGTCTCGAGCGACATGCCGGGGATCGGTACCGGCGTGCTGATCCGGGCCCTCGAGCCACTGGAAGGTATCGCGATCATGCGGCTGAACCGTCGTGTCGAGCGGTTGCGCGATCTGGCGCGCGGGCCCGGGAGACTGGCTGCGGCATTGCGTATCGATCGTTCACTCGACGGGCTCGACCTGTGCCAGGAAGGCCCGCTATGGCTCGCAAGCGATGATCACGAGCCCGGCGAAATCGCGGAGAGCCCCAGGATCGGCATTTCGAAGGATGCCGACCGGCTGCTGCGATTCTATCTCAGGGGCAGTCCCTTCGTCAGCGGTCCGAGATCGCTCAACCGGTGA
- a CDS encoding CHAD domain-containing protein: MSFRIDPRLPLTAEVRRILAEEIGKALLHLDTARSRPEQGVHKCRKRIKSARALLRLVHSGNETFCTTENHCYRNVAALLAGPREATALIETIDRLAADFHKESANGGLDAVRDRLVARQHDLLEGAGLRAAIGAATAACEDGMKRIESLALPDQPEQAADVLAEGARTALRRARKALDKAGSRGEADDFHDLRKAAKAHGMHLSLLGRLWPTPIKARRKAVDALGDRLGELHDVFVMRALLETDGEPLGPPEDTKLLGKLLKRSEKSLRKTCLAEASELFGDSPKHSTKKLARKARDDLASAPSPEDLAAAGA, translated from the coding sequence ATGAGCTTTCGCATCGATCCGCGCCTGCCGTTGACCGCTGAGGTCAGGCGCATCCTTGCCGAAGAAATCGGCAAAGCACTCCTGCATCTGGACACGGCGCGCAGCCGGCCGGAACAGGGAGTGCACAAATGCCGCAAGCGGATCAAGAGCGCGCGCGCCTTGCTGCGGCTTGTTCATTCCGGGAACGAAACATTCTGCACGACCGAGAACCATTGTTACCGGAATGTGGCGGCGCTGCTTGCCGGCCCCCGTGAGGCGACGGCGCTGATCGAGACCATCGACCGGCTGGCGGCAGATTTTCACAAGGAAAGCGCCAATGGCGGGCTCGATGCCGTGCGCGACAGGCTGGTCGCCCGCCAGCATGATCTGCTTGAGGGCGCTGGGCTTCGGGCCGCAATCGGCGCGGCGACCGCTGCCTGTGAGGACGGCATGAAGCGGATCGAAAGTCTTGCCTTGCCCGACCAGCCGGAACAGGCCGCCGACGTGCTTGCCGAAGGCGCCCGTACCGCGTTGCGCCGGGCCAGGAAGGCGCTCGACAAAGCCGGCTCGCGCGGCGAAGCCGACGATTTCCACGACCTGCGCAAGGCGGCCAAGGCGCATGGCATGCACCTCTCGCTGCTGGGCAGGCTTTGGCCGACGCCGATCAAGGCGCGGCGCAAGGCCGTCGATGCGCTGGGCGATCGGCTCGGCGAATTGCATGACGTGTTCGTCATGCGCGCGCTGCTCGAGACCGACGGCGAGCCGCTTGGGCCGCCGGAGGATACAAAGCTTCTCGGCAAGCTGCTGAAGCGTTCGGAAAAGAGCCTGAGGAAAACCTGTCTTGCCGAGGCCTCCGAACTCTTCGGCGACAGCCCCAAGCACTCGACGAAAAAACTGGCCCGCAAGGCGCGCGACGATCTTGCCAGCGCTCCGTCTCCGGAGGATTTGGCTGCTGCGGGGGCTTGA
- a CDS encoding CYTH domain-containing protein: MGKEVERKFLVSSTAWRDLVEADIRILQFYLATAPGRTVRIRISDGASAKLTLKFGHAARERDEFEYPIPLADALEMLDFAIGRVIEKTRHHVRHRGYLYEVDVFGGALAGLVVAELETPEDVPDEMLPDWLGREVTGEQKFYNASLALGGIPEIAA; this comes from the coding sequence ATGGGCAAGGAAGTCGAGCGCAAGTTCCTGGTCTCCAGCACCGCGTGGCGGGATCTGGTCGAGGCGGATATCCGCATTCTCCAGTTCTACCTCGCCACCGCACCTGGACGAACCGTCCGCATCCGCATCAGCGATGGCGCCTCCGCCAAGCTGACGCTCAAATTCGGGCACGCGGCGCGTGAGCGGGACGAATTCGAATACCCGATCCCGTTGGCCGACGCGCTGGAGATGCTGGACTTCGCCATCGGACGTGTCATCGAGAAGACACGACACCATGTTAGGCATCGCGGCTATCTCTATGAAGTCGACGTCTTTGGTGGCGCGCTCGCGGGACTTGTGGTGGCCGAACTCGAGACGCCGGAAGACGTGCCGGACGAAATGCTGCCAGACTGGCTCGGCCGAGAAGTCACCGGCGAGCAGAAATTTTACAACGCGTCGCTCGCCCTCGGGGGGATTCCGGAGATCGCCGCATGA